A stretch of Coccidioides posadasii str. Silveira chromosome 2, complete sequence DNA encodes these proteins:
- a CDS encoding ADP/ATP carrier protein (EggNog:ENOG410PG5Y~COG:C~TransMembrane:2 (i185-204o224-245i)~BUSCO:9627at33183), producing the protein MAAKDVTQKDKSVLGMPGFVVDFMMGGVSAAVSKTAAAPIERIKLLIQNQDEMLKTGRLDRKYNGIVDCFRRTAQAEGVVSLWRGNTANVIRYFPTQALNFAFRDTYKSMFAFKKDRDGYAKWMMGNLASGGAAGATSLLFVYSLDYARTRLANDAKSAKKGGERQFNGLVDVYKKTLASDGVVGLYRGFGPSVLGIVVYRGLYFGMYDSIKPVLLVGPLEGSFLASFLLGWTVTTGAGIASYPLDTIRRRMMMTSGEAVKYSSSLDAARQIAAKEGVRSFFKGAGANILRGVAGAGVLSIYDQVQLLLFGKAYKGGSG; encoded by the exons atGGCTGCTAAGGATGTTACCCAGAAGGACAAGTCGGTCCTGGGCATGCCC GGATTCGTTGTCGACTTCATGA TGGGTGGTGTCTCTGCCGCCGTCTCCAAGACCGCTGCCGCTCCTATCGAGCGTATCAAGCTCTTGATCCAGAACCAG GATGAGATGTTGAAAACCGGCCGCCTTGACCGCAAATACAATGGCATCGTCGACTGCTTCCGTCGCACTGCCCAGGCTGAGGGTGTCGTCTCCCTCTGGAGAGGTAACACTGCCAACGTCATCCGTTACTTCCCTACCCAGGCCCTCAACTTCGCTTTCCGTGATACCTACAAGTCCATGTTCGCCTTCAAGAAGGATCGTGATGGCTATGCCAAGTGGATGATGGGTAACCTTGCCTCTGGTGGT GCTGCTGGTGCCACTTCTCTCCTCTTCGTCTACTCTCTTGACTATGCCCGTACTCGTCTTGCCAACGACGCCAAGTCCGCCAAAAAGGGTGGTGAGCGTCAGTTCAACGGCTTGGTCGACGTCTACAAGAAGACCCTCGCCTCTGACGGTGTTGTCGGTCTCTACCGTGGTTTCGGTCCCTCCGTCCTTGGTATCGTCGTCTACCGTGGTCTCTACTTCGGTATGTACGACTCCATCAAGCCAGTTCTCCTCGTCGGTCCTCTTGAGGGCAGCTTCCTTGCCTCCTTCTTGCTCGGCTGGACTGTCACCACTGGTGCTGGTATTGCTTCTTATCCTCTTGACACCATCCGTCGCCGTATGATGATGACTTCTGGTGAG GCCGTTAAGTACTCTTCCTCTTTGGATGCTGCTCGTCAAATCGCTGCTAAGGAGGGTGTCCGATCCTTCTTCAAGGGTGCTGGCGCTAACATCCTCCGTGGTGtcgctggtgctggtgtgcTCTCCATCTACGACCAGGTTCAGCTCCTCTTGTTCGGCAAGGCCTACAAGGGTGGCTCTGGCTAA